GATATTCTCGATCTTTTCAAttagattttattgtttgtGTATATCTCTCATTAGACtttgtttacatttttttctcaATCCTTATATtgagattttgtttttaatatatcatcatctctttcctattattaaatatttaatgagAAACTAAAAGATGTTTTTTGATATGTAGTTtttaatttaccaaaaaaaaaaaaaaaaccacaaacgATCGATACTATACAAAGCGTAGGTGTGAAGAAGAATCCTTAGATGCCTCTAGTTTGGAGAATCTTGTGAGCTTCAGCATCAGAGTCCTTCGTGATGAATGAAGGATGGAGGATATTCAGCTTCGTCCTCGGCTGGCTTATAGTCTTTACCTCTCCAAATAACGACCTGCTCCTTGTCAAATGTCACCAGGATGCAAGGCACCAAATCCTTCACACCACCATACTTAGAGATGTTAGTGTGTTTAGTACAATCAAACAGTAACATGAAACAACAAACAAAGAGACAGAAAGggaaacatcatcatcatctcaccCTTAGCTTAGCACCAATTTTCTTGTAATCTTTTTTCTCTAGTCCCAAGCAATCAATTCGTACTAATTCAGTAACGAGGAACGCGTCTCTCACCATTGGAACAAGACTACCGTAATACCCATTCTTAGctgaaacaaaacttaaaaaaaaaaacagagttcaGGCCACCAGcacttaaaaataataataataataagagaaAGGGTATGGACCGAGTTTAGTGAGGGGAGGAACGGCAAGGCCtttctttctcatagctttgGTCTCCTCGATGGTTAGACCATCAATGGTAGTTTTAATAAGCCTAGGGTAGACGGGTTCATGAGGTTTCCACAACATCAAAGGAATCTTGGGCCTTTTCTTAGGATCGTAGTTACGCCCTCTATATAAGACAAGGGTACCACAGTGCTTGGAAACCACCTGCCCATACGTTTTATCCTACAGGAGCAAAAACGGACTCATAATCTATCAAAAGTTTCCCCAATTAGCAACTTAAAAGAAGATGATTGAAAGAAACCTCAAGGTGGAAGATAACGTTCTTCATGTCGAGAGTTGGGACACCAAGACATTTGACACGAACAGCTTCAGCGTGTTTCCAGTGGTTGTAGATGTCATTGAGCATATTGTGAGTCAAACCATCTCTCCCGAGGTTGATTTGCCTTTTGGTTTTGTTCCTCTGACAAAGCTCAACCAGGAACTTCCTCTCAGCTTCAGTGAGCGGTGGGCCCTGTATCTTCTCCCTCTCTTTCCTCCTTATCTCTTCCAGCTTCGGATCCTCCTCCACCGCCGGCGCACATACACCCGTCCATTCCCGGTTCAATCGATCAGGGCCGAAAGGGGAGTACTTGGGCTCTCTCAACCCAATGGGCCTCACACTGGAACTGCTCTCCGTGTAGCTGAACCTGAAATCGAAGGGGAGACTGGAGTGCATCTTCTTCACCCCTTCCAGAGACGACGGTGGTCGGTATTGCGGCTTCggcggcttcttcttcttcctctcggGATCTTCGGAGGCTGGCGGTGGTGGATGGAAGTTGTAAATGTCTCGGAGTCGTGAATAGGTGGAAACTGCTTCGTCGGAAGAAGCGCCGTGAAGGCAGCGCGTGGGGAGATTACTGAAGGATGATGAATTGTTGCGGGAGAGGAGACGAATCATCATCATTGACATTATTCCCTAGTGAAGGCTCCGGCGAGGGTTTCAAATGCTCTCTATCATCAAAGTCAGTCTCCTCCTTTTACCTTTCACCCATTTCTTTTAATGGGCCCCCTTACTGTATTCATCAAACGGCCcaagtttattaatttattaagagAAAAACATTCGAGAGTAGAGAGCCTTAAAAGACACAGTTTACCAACATTGGAAAACTTTAAAGCTATCACTAGCTATAGAGAGTTTGTTTTTTCTAGTTAATTTCTTGAATT
This genomic stretch from Brassica napus cultivar Da-Ae chromosome C9, Da-Ae, whole genome shotgun sequence harbors:
- the LOC125592852 gene encoding CRS2-associated factor 1, mitochondrial-like, yielding MSMMMIRLLSRNNSSSFSNLPTRCLHGASSDEAVSTYSRLRDIYNFHPPPPASEDPERKKKKPPKPQYRPPSSLEGVKKMHSSLPFDFRFSYTESSSSVRPIGLREPKYSPFGPDRLNREWTGVCAPAVEEDPKLEEIRRKEREKIQGPPLTEAERKFLVELCQRNKTKRQINLGRDGLTHNMLNDIYNHWKHAEAVRVKCLGVPTLDMKNVIFHLEDKTYGQVVSKHCGTLVLYRGRNYDPKKRPKIPLMLWKPHEPVYPRLIKTTIDGLTIEETKAMRKKGLAVPPLTKLAKNGYYGSLVPMVRDAFLVTELVRIDCLGLEKKDYKKIGAKLRDLVPCILVTFDKEQVVIWRGKDYKPAEDEAEYPPSFIHHEGL